One genomic region from Granulicatella adiacens ATCC 49175 encodes:
- a CDS encoding GNAT family N-acetyltransferase has product MEFTHKIPSVEAYNQLRVNAGMNSTKPHSEVKKALEGTLFLVSVYEDDELIGLGRIVGDGGVTFVVSDIMVDKKFQRRGIANRIMEMIDQWFDENTHESSFITLLAKVPADKLYHKHHFSYLDETRVGMIREK; this is encoded by the coding sequence ATGGAATTTACTCATAAAATTCCTAGCGTTGAAGCTTACAATCAATTAAGAGTAAACGCTGGAATGAATAGCACTAAACCTCATTCTGAAGTGAAAAAGGCACTTGAAGGGACTCTTTTCTTAGTTTCTGTTTATGAAGATGATGAACTCATTGGTCTAGGAAGAATTGTTGGAGACGGCGGCGTCACTTTTGTCGTATCCGATATTATGGTAGACAAAAAGTTTCAAAGACGTGGAATTGCCAATAGAATCATGGAAATGATTGATCAGTGGTTTGACGAAAATACACATGAGAGCAGTTTTATCACTTTACTAGCTAAAGTCCCTGCAGACAAACTCTATCATAAACATCATTTTTCCTATCTTGACGAAACTCGAGTGGGCATGATTCGAGAAAAATAA
- a CDS encoding CsbD family protein, with protein sequence MSVEEKFNQAKGSVKEGLGKLTGDKKTEKEGAAEKVVSKVKEVAEDAKDAVEGAIEGVKNMINKDDK encoded by the coding sequence ATGTCTGTAGAAGAAAAATTCAATCAAGCTAAAGGCTCTGTTAAAGAAGGGCTTGGAAAATTAACTGGTGATAAAAAAACAGAAAAAGAAGGGGCTGCTGAAAAAGTAGTTTCTAAAGTTAAAGAAGTTGCTGAAGATGCAAAAGATGCGGTCGAAGGAGCAATCGAAGGCGTTAAAAATATGATTAATAAAGATGACAAATAA